Proteins encoded by one window of Agelaius phoeniceus isolate bAgePho1 chromosome 5, bAgePho1.hap1, whole genome shotgun sequence:
- the PFKFB3 gene encoding 6-phosphofructo-2-kinase/fructose-2,6-bisphosphatase 3 isoform X6, with protein MPMELTQSRIQKIWLPNDNRPALPRRSCGPQLANSPTVIVMVGLPARGKTYISKKLTRYLNWIGVPTKVFNVGEYRREAVKHYSSYDFFRPDNEEAMKVRRQCALAALRDVKLYLTEEAGQIAVFDATNTTRERRGMILNFAKENGFKVFFIESVCNDPNVVATNVMEVKLSSPDYRDCNSTDAMEDFMKRINCYQASYQPLDPDDYDRELSLIKVIDVGRRFLVNRVQDHIQSRIVYYLMNIHVQPRTIYLCRHGESEFNLKGRIGGDSGLSNRGKKFAVALNKFVEEQNLKDLKIWTSQLKRTIQTAEALQLPYEQWKALNEIDAGVCEEMTYEEIREQHPEEFALRDQDKYYYRYPSGESYQDLVQRLEPVIMELERQENVLVICHQAVMRCLLAYFLDKSADEMPYLKCPLHTVLKLTPVAYGCRVESISLNIEAVNTHRDRPEPLLGKACLRPVCHFLKVFSLLIFPRT; from the exons atgcccATGGAGCTGACGCAAAGCCGCATCCAGAAGATTTGGCTTCCCAATGACaaccgcccggcgctgccccgcCGCT cctgTGGGCCTCAGCTTGCCAATTCCCCCACTGTGATAGTCATGGTTGGCCTCCCAGCCCGTGGCAAGACCTACATCTCCAAGAAGCTGACTCGCTACCTCAACTGGATCGGTGTCCCCACAAAAG TTTTCAACGTTGGGGAGTATCGTCGTGAGGCCGTGAAGCATTACAGCTCCTATGACTTCTTCCGTCCTGACAACGAGGAAGCCATGAAAGTCAGGAG GCAATgtgccctggctgccctgagGGATGTGAAGCTGTACCTGACGGAGGAGGCCGGGCAGATTGCG GTGTTTGATGCCACCAATACCacaagggagaggagagggatgaTCCTAAACTTTGCCAAAGAGAACGGGTTCAAG GTGTTCTTCATTGAATCTGTCTGCAATGATCCCAACGTGGTTGCCACCAACGTTATG gAAGTCAAATTGTCCAGCCCAGATTACCGGGACTGTAATTCCACGGATGCCATGGAGGATTTCATGAAGAGGATCAATTGTTACCAAGCCAGCTACCAGCCCCTCGACCCTGATGACTATGACAG ggaaCTTTCTCTCATCAAAGTCATCGATGTTGGCCGGAGGTTCCTGGTGAACAGGGTCCAGGACCACATCCAGAGCAGGATTGTTTATTACCTGATGAACATCCACGTCCAGCCCCGCACCATCTACCTCTGCCGGCACGGGGAGAGCGAGTTCAACCTCAAGGGCAGGATTGGAGGCGACTCTGGCCTCTCCAACAGGGGCAAGAAG TTTGCAGTGGCACTGAACAAATTTGTGGAAGAGCAGAACCTGAAAGACCTCAAAATTTGGACCAGCCAGCTAAAGAGGACAATCCAAACAGCAGAAGCTCTCCAGCTGCCCTATGAGCAGTGGAAGGCACTCAATGAGATCGATGCC ggtgtGTGTGAAGAAATGACCTATGAAGAAATCAGGGAGCAACACCCAGAGGAATTTGCTCTGCGTGACCAGGATAAATATTACTACCGTTATCCTTCAGGGGAG TCCTACCAGGACCTGGTGCAGCGCCTGGAGCCAGTGATCATGGAGCTGGAGAGGCAAGAGAACGTCCTTGTCATCTGCCACCAGGCTGTCATGCGCTGTCTCCTGGCCTATTTCCTGGACAAGAGTGCAG ATGAAATGCCCTACCTGAAATGTCCCCTGCACACAGTGTTGAAGCTGACCCCGGTGGCCTATG GCTGCCGGGTGGAATCCATCTCCCTGAACATTGAAGCAGTCAACACCCACAGAGATCGGCCAGAG ccttTACTAGGGAAGGCATGCCT AAGACCCGTTTGTCACTTTCTCAAAGTTTTCTCTTTGCTAATATTTCCAAG AACATGA
- the PFKFB3 gene encoding 6-phosphofructo-2-kinase/fructose-2,6-bisphosphatase 3 isoform X4 produces the protein MPMELTQSRIQKIWLPNDNRPALPRRSCGPQLANSPTVIVMVGLPARGKTYISKKLTRYLNWIGVPTKVFNVGEYRREAVKHYSSYDFFRPDNEEAMKVRRQCALAALRDVKLYLTEEAGQIAVFDATNTTRERRGMILNFAKENGFKVFFIESVCNDPNVVATNVMEVKLSSPDYRDCNSTDAMEDFMKRINCYQASYQPLDPDDYDRELSLIKVIDVGRRFLVNRVQDHIQSRIVYYLMNIHVQPRTIYLCRHGESEFNLKGRIGGDSGLSNRGKKFAVALNKFVEEQNLKDLKIWTSQLKRTIQTAEALQLPYEQWKALNEIDAGVCEEMTYEEIREQHPEEFALRDQDKYYYRYPSGESYQDLVQRLEPVIMELERQENVLVICHQAVMRCLLAYFLDKSADEMPYLKCPLHTVLKLTPVAYGCRVESISLNIEAVNTHRDRPEEAKKGPNPLMRRNSVTPLASPEPTKKPRINSLEEHVAVSPALPGCVPQEVPTQMPGQPLLGKACLT, from the exons atgcccATGGAGCTGACGCAAAGCCGCATCCAGAAGATTTGGCTTCCCAATGACaaccgcccggcgctgccccgcCGCT cctgTGGGCCTCAGCTTGCCAATTCCCCCACTGTGATAGTCATGGTTGGCCTCCCAGCCCGTGGCAAGACCTACATCTCCAAGAAGCTGACTCGCTACCTCAACTGGATCGGTGTCCCCACAAAAG TTTTCAACGTTGGGGAGTATCGTCGTGAGGCCGTGAAGCATTACAGCTCCTATGACTTCTTCCGTCCTGACAACGAGGAAGCCATGAAAGTCAGGAG GCAATgtgccctggctgccctgagGGATGTGAAGCTGTACCTGACGGAGGAGGCCGGGCAGATTGCG GTGTTTGATGCCACCAATACCacaagggagaggagagggatgaTCCTAAACTTTGCCAAAGAGAACGGGTTCAAG GTGTTCTTCATTGAATCTGTCTGCAATGATCCCAACGTGGTTGCCACCAACGTTATG gAAGTCAAATTGTCCAGCCCAGATTACCGGGACTGTAATTCCACGGATGCCATGGAGGATTTCATGAAGAGGATCAATTGTTACCAAGCCAGCTACCAGCCCCTCGACCCTGATGACTATGACAG ggaaCTTTCTCTCATCAAAGTCATCGATGTTGGCCGGAGGTTCCTGGTGAACAGGGTCCAGGACCACATCCAGAGCAGGATTGTTTATTACCTGATGAACATCCACGTCCAGCCCCGCACCATCTACCTCTGCCGGCACGGGGAGAGCGAGTTCAACCTCAAGGGCAGGATTGGAGGCGACTCTGGCCTCTCCAACAGGGGCAAGAAG TTTGCAGTGGCACTGAACAAATTTGTGGAAGAGCAGAACCTGAAAGACCTCAAAATTTGGACCAGCCAGCTAAAGAGGACAATCCAAACAGCAGAAGCTCTCCAGCTGCCCTATGAGCAGTGGAAGGCACTCAATGAGATCGATGCC ggtgtGTGTGAAGAAATGACCTATGAAGAAATCAGGGAGCAACACCCAGAGGAATTTGCTCTGCGTGACCAGGATAAATATTACTACCGTTATCCTTCAGGGGAG TCCTACCAGGACCTGGTGCAGCGCCTGGAGCCAGTGATCATGGAGCTGGAGAGGCAAGAGAACGTCCTTGTCATCTGCCACCAGGCTGTCATGCGCTGTCTCCTGGCCTATTTCCTGGACAAGAGTGCAG ATGAAATGCCCTACCTGAAATGTCCCCTGCACACAGTGTTGAAGCTGACCCCGGTGGCCTATG GCTGCCGGGTGGAATCCATCTCCCTGAACATTGAAGCAGTCAACACCCACAGAGATCGGCCAGAG GAAGCAAAGAAGGGACCTAACCCGCTCATGAGACGTAATAGCGTTACCCCTCTAGCAAGCCCAGAGCCCACCAAAAAACCTCGCATCAACAGCTTGGAGGAGCATGTGGCtgtttctcctgccctgccaggctgtgttCCTCAGGAAGTGCCCACGCAGATGCCGGGACAA ccttTACTAGGGAAGGCATGCCT AACATGA
- the PFKFB3 gene encoding 6-phosphofructo-2-kinase/fructose-2,6-bisphosphatase 3 isoform X1, whose amino-acid sequence MPMELTQSRIQKIWLPNDNRPALPRRSCGPQLANSPTVIVMVGLPARGKTYISKKLTRYLNWIGVPTKVFNVGEYRREAVKHYSSYDFFRPDNEEAMKVRRQCALAALRDVKLYLTEEAGQIAVFDATNTTRERRGMILNFAKENGFKVFFIESVCNDPNVVATNVMEVKLSSPDYRDCNSTDAMEDFMKRINCYQASYQPLDPDDYDRELSLIKVIDVGRRFLVNRVQDHIQSRIVYYLMNIHVQPRTIYLCRHGESEFNLKGRIGGDSGLSNRGKKFAVALNKFVEEQNLKDLKIWTSQLKRTIQTAEALQLPYEQWKALNEIDAGVCEEMTYEEIREQHPEEFALRDQDKYYYRYPSGESYQDLVQRLEPVIMELERQENVLVICHQAVMRCLLAYFLDKSADEMPYLKCPLHTVLKLTPVAYGCRVESISLNIEAVNTHRDRPEEAKKGPNPLMRRNSVTPLASPEPTKKPRINSLEEHVAVSPALPGCVPQEVPTQMPGQPLLGKACLRPVCHFLKVFSLLIFPRT is encoded by the exons atgcccATGGAGCTGACGCAAAGCCGCATCCAGAAGATTTGGCTTCCCAATGACaaccgcccggcgctgccccgcCGCT cctgTGGGCCTCAGCTTGCCAATTCCCCCACTGTGATAGTCATGGTTGGCCTCCCAGCCCGTGGCAAGACCTACATCTCCAAGAAGCTGACTCGCTACCTCAACTGGATCGGTGTCCCCACAAAAG TTTTCAACGTTGGGGAGTATCGTCGTGAGGCCGTGAAGCATTACAGCTCCTATGACTTCTTCCGTCCTGACAACGAGGAAGCCATGAAAGTCAGGAG GCAATgtgccctggctgccctgagGGATGTGAAGCTGTACCTGACGGAGGAGGCCGGGCAGATTGCG GTGTTTGATGCCACCAATACCacaagggagaggagagggatgaTCCTAAACTTTGCCAAAGAGAACGGGTTCAAG GTGTTCTTCATTGAATCTGTCTGCAATGATCCCAACGTGGTTGCCACCAACGTTATG gAAGTCAAATTGTCCAGCCCAGATTACCGGGACTGTAATTCCACGGATGCCATGGAGGATTTCATGAAGAGGATCAATTGTTACCAAGCCAGCTACCAGCCCCTCGACCCTGATGACTATGACAG ggaaCTTTCTCTCATCAAAGTCATCGATGTTGGCCGGAGGTTCCTGGTGAACAGGGTCCAGGACCACATCCAGAGCAGGATTGTTTATTACCTGATGAACATCCACGTCCAGCCCCGCACCATCTACCTCTGCCGGCACGGGGAGAGCGAGTTCAACCTCAAGGGCAGGATTGGAGGCGACTCTGGCCTCTCCAACAGGGGCAAGAAG TTTGCAGTGGCACTGAACAAATTTGTGGAAGAGCAGAACCTGAAAGACCTCAAAATTTGGACCAGCCAGCTAAAGAGGACAATCCAAACAGCAGAAGCTCTCCAGCTGCCCTATGAGCAGTGGAAGGCACTCAATGAGATCGATGCC ggtgtGTGTGAAGAAATGACCTATGAAGAAATCAGGGAGCAACACCCAGAGGAATTTGCTCTGCGTGACCAGGATAAATATTACTACCGTTATCCTTCAGGGGAG TCCTACCAGGACCTGGTGCAGCGCCTGGAGCCAGTGATCATGGAGCTGGAGAGGCAAGAGAACGTCCTTGTCATCTGCCACCAGGCTGTCATGCGCTGTCTCCTGGCCTATTTCCTGGACAAGAGTGCAG ATGAAATGCCCTACCTGAAATGTCCCCTGCACACAGTGTTGAAGCTGACCCCGGTGGCCTATG GCTGCCGGGTGGAATCCATCTCCCTGAACATTGAAGCAGTCAACACCCACAGAGATCGGCCAGAG GAAGCAAAGAAGGGACCTAACCCGCTCATGAGACGTAATAGCGTTACCCCTCTAGCAAGCCCAGAGCCCACCAAAAAACCTCGCATCAACAGCTTGGAGGAGCATGTGGCtgtttctcctgccctgccaggctgtgttCCTCAGGAAGTGCCCACGCAGATGCCGGGACAA ccttTACTAGGGAAGGCATGCCT AAGACCCGTTTGTCACTTTCTCAAAGTTTTCTCTTTGCTAATATTTCCAAG AACATGA
- the PFKFB3 gene encoding 6-phosphofructo-2-kinase/fructose-2,6-bisphosphatase 3 isoform X8 yields the protein MPMELTQSRIQKIWLPNDNRPALPRRSCGPQLANSPTVIVMVGLPARGKTYISKKLTRYLNWIGVPTKVFNVGEYRREAVKHYSSYDFFRPDNEEAMKVRRQCALAALRDVKLYLTEEAGQIAVFDATNTTRERRGMILNFAKENGFKVFFIESVCNDPNVVATNVMEVKLSSPDYRDCNSTDAMEDFMKRINCYQASYQPLDPDDYDRELSLIKVIDVGRRFLVNRVQDHIQSRIVYYLMNIHVQPRTIYLCRHGESEFNLKGRIGGDSGLSNRGKKFAVALNKFVEEQNLKDLKIWTSQLKRTIQTAEALQLPYEQWKALNEIDAGVCEEMTYEEIREQHPEEFALRDQDKYYYRYPSGESYQDLVQRLEPVIMELERQENVLVICHQAVMRCLLAYFLDKSADEMPYLKCPLHTVLKLTPVAYGCRVESISLNIEAVNTHRDRPENMNNSQKPS from the exons atgcccATGGAGCTGACGCAAAGCCGCATCCAGAAGATTTGGCTTCCCAATGACaaccgcccggcgctgccccgcCGCT cctgTGGGCCTCAGCTTGCCAATTCCCCCACTGTGATAGTCATGGTTGGCCTCCCAGCCCGTGGCAAGACCTACATCTCCAAGAAGCTGACTCGCTACCTCAACTGGATCGGTGTCCCCACAAAAG TTTTCAACGTTGGGGAGTATCGTCGTGAGGCCGTGAAGCATTACAGCTCCTATGACTTCTTCCGTCCTGACAACGAGGAAGCCATGAAAGTCAGGAG GCAATgtgccctggctgccctgagGGATGTGAAGCTGTACCTGACGGAGGAGGCCGGGCAGATTGCG GTGTTTGATGCCACCAATACCacaagggagaggagagggatgaTCCTAAACTTTGCCAAAGAGAACGGGTTCAAG GTGTTCTTCATTGAATCTGTCTGCAATGATCCCAACGTGGTTGCCACCAACGTTATG gAAGTCAAATTGTCCAGCCCAGATTACCGGGACTGTAATTCCACGGATGCCATGGAGGATTTCATGAAGAGGATCAATTGTTACCAAGCCAGCTACCAGCCCCTCGACCCTGATGACTATGACAG ggaaCTTTCTCTCATCAAAGTCATCGATGTTGGCCGGAGGTTCCTGGTGAACAGGGTCCAGGACCACATCCAGAGCAGGATTGTTTATTACCTGATGAACATCCACGTCCAGCCCCGCACCATCTACCTCTGCCGGCACGGGGAGAGCGAGTTCAACCTCAAGGGCAGGATTGGAGGCGACTCTGGCCTCTCCAACAGGGGCAAGAAG TTTGCAGTGGCACTGAACAAATTTGTGGAAGAGCAGAACCTGAAAGACCTCAAAATTTGGACCAGCCAGCTAAAGAGGACAATCCAAACAGCAGAAGCTCTCCAGCTGCCCTATGAGCAGTGGAAGGCACTCAATGAGATCGATGCC ggtgtGTGTGAAGAAATGACCTATGAAGAAATCAGGGAGCAACACCCAGAGGAATTTGCTCTGCGTGACCAGGATAAATATTACTACCGTTATCCTTCAGGGGAG TCCTACCAGGACCTGGTGCAGCGCCTGGAGCCAGTGATCATGGAGCTGGAGAGGCAAGAGAACGTCCTTGTCATCTGCCACCAGGCTGTCATGCGCTGTCTCCTGGCCTATTTCCTGGACAAGAGTGCAG ATGAAATGCCCTACCTGAAATGTCCCCTGCACACAGTGTTGAAGCTGACCCCGGTGGCCTATG GCTGCCGGGTGGAATCCATCTCCCTGAACATTGAAGCAGTCAACACCCACAGAGATCGGCCAGAG AACATGAACAACTCCCAGAAGCCGTCGTGA
- the PFKFB3 gene encoding 6-phosphofructo-2-kinase/fructose-2,6-bisphosphatase 3 isoform X2 gives MPMELTQSRIQKIWLPNDNRPALPRRSCGPQLANSPTVIVMVGLPARGKTYISKKLTRYLNWIGVPTKVFNVGEYRREAVKHYSSYDFFRPDNEEAMKVRRQCALAALRDVKLYLTEEAGQIAVFDATNTTRERRGMILNFAKENGFKVFFIESVCNDPNVVATNVMEVKLSSPDYRDCNSTDAMEDFMKRINCYQASYQPLDPDDYDRELSLIKVIDVGRRFLVNRVQDHIQSRIVYYLMNIHVQPRTIYLCRHGESEFNLKGRIGGDSGLSNRGKKFAVALNKFVEEQNLKDLKIWTSQLKRTIQTAEALQLPYEQWKALNEIDAGVCEEMTYEEIREQHPEEFALRDQDKYYYRYPSGESYQDLVQRLEPVIMELERQENVLVICHQAVMRCLLAYFLDKSADEMPYLKCPLHTVLKLTPVAYGCRVESISLNIEAVNTHRDRPEEAKKGPNPLMRRNSVTPLASPEPTKKPRINSLEEHVAVSPALPGCVPQEVPTQMPGQPLLGKACLPVCHFLKVFSLLIFPRT, from the exons atgcccATGGAGCTGACGCAAAGCCGCATCCAGAAGATTTGGCTTCCCAATGACaaccgcccggcgctgccccgcCGCT cctgTGGGCCTCAGCTTGCCAATTCCCCCACTGTGATAGTCATGGTTGGCCTCCCAGCCCGTGGCAAGACCTACATCTCCAAGAAGCTGACTCGCTACCTCAACTGGATCGGTGTCCCCACAAAAG TTTTCAACGTTGGGGAGTATCGTCGTGAGGCCGTGAAGCATTACAGCTCCTATGACTTCTTCCGTCCTGACAACGAGGAAGCCATGAAAGTCAGGAG GCAATgtgccctggctgccctgagGGATGTGAAGCTGTACCTGACGGAGGAGGCCGGGCAGATTGCG GTGTTTGATGCCACCAATACCacaagggagaggagagggatgaTCCTAAACTTTGCCAAAGAGAACGGGTTCAAG GTGTTCTTCATTGAATCTGTCTGCAATGATCCCAACGTGGTTGCCACCAACGTTATG gAAGTCAAATTGTCCAGCCCAGATTACCGGGACTGTAATTCCACGGATGCCATGGAGGATTTCATGAAGAGGATCAATTGTTACCAAGCCAGCTACCAGCCCCTCGACCCTGATGACTATGACAG ggaaCTTTCTCTCATCAAAGTCATCGATGTTGGCCGGAGGTTCCTGGTGAACAGGGTCCAGGACCACATCCAGAGCAGGATTGTTTATTACCTGATGAACATCCACGTCCAGCCCCGCACCATCTACCTCTGCCGGCACGGGGAGAGCGAGTTCAACCTCAAGGGCAGGATTGGAGGCGACTCTGGCCTCTCCAACAGGGGCAAGAAG TTTGCAGTGGCACTGAACAAATTTGTGGAAGAGCAGAACCTGAAAGACCTCAAAATTTGGACCAGCCAGCTAAAGAGGACAATCCAAACAGCAGAAGCTCTCCAGCTGCCCTATGAGCAGTGGAAGGCACTCAATGAGATCGATGCC ggtgtGTGTGAAGAAATGACCTATGAAGAAATCAGGGAGCAACACCCAGAGGAATTTGCTCTGCGTGACCAGGATAAATATTACTACCGTTATCCTTCAGGGGAG TCCTACCAGGACCTGGTGCAGCGCCTGGAGCCAGTGATCATGGAGCTGGAGAGGCAAGAGAACGTCCTTGTCATCTGCCACCAGGCTGTCATGCGCTGTCTCCTGGCCTATTTCCTGGACAAGAGTGCAG ATGAAATGCCCTACCTGAAATGTCCCCTGCACACAGTGTTGAAGCTGACCCCGGTGGCCTATG GCTGCCGGGTGGAATCCATCTCCCTGAACATTGAAGCAGTCAACACCCACAGAGATCGGCCAGAG GAAGCAAAGAAGGGACCTAACCCGCTCATGAGACGTAATAGCGTTACCCCTCTAGCAAGCCCAGAGCCCACCAAAAAACCTCGCATCAACAGCTTGGAGGAGCATGTGGCtgtttctcctgccctgccaggctgtgttCCTCAGGAAGTGCCCACGCAGATGCCGGGACAA ccttTACTAGGGAAGGCATGCCT ACCCGTTTGTCACTTTCTCAAAGTTTTCTCTTTGCTAATATTTCCAAG AACATGA
- the PFKFB3 gene encoding 6-phosphofructo-2-kinase/fructose-2,6-bisphosphatase 3 isoform X3: MPMELTQSRIQKIWLPNDNRPALPRRSCGPQLANSPTVIVMVGLPARGKTYISKKLTRYLNWIGVPTKVFNVGEYRREAVKHYSSYDFFRPDNEEAMKVRRQCALAALRDVKLYLTEEAGQIAVFDATNTTRERRGMILNFAKENGFKVFFIESVCNDPNVVATNVMEVKLSSPDYRDCNSTDAMEDFMKRINCYQASYQPLDPDDYDRELSLIKVIDVGRRFLVNRVQDHIQSRIVYYLMNIHVQPRTIYLCRHGESEFNLKGRIGGDSGLSNRGKKFAVALNKFVEEQNLKDLKIWTSQLKRTIQTAEALQLPYEQWKALNEIDAGVCEEMTYEEIREQHPEEFALRDQDKYYYRYPSGESYQDLVQRLEPVIMELERQENVLVICHQAVMRCLLAYFLDKSADEMPYLKCPLHTVLKLTPVAYGCRVESISLNIEAVNTHRDRPEEAKKGPNPLMRRNSVTPLASPEPTKKPRINSLEEHVAVSPALPGCVPQEVPTQMPGQNMNNSQKPS, from the exons atgcccATGGAGCTGACGCAAAGCCGCATCCAGAAGATTTGGCTTCCCAATGACaaccgcccggcgctgccccgcCGCT cctgTGGGCCTCAGCTTGCCAATTCCCCCACTGTGATAGTCATGGTTGGCCTCCCAGCCCGTGGCAAGACCTACATCTCCAAGAAGCTGACTCGCTACCTCAACTGGATCGGTGTCCCCACAAAAG TTTTCAACGTTGGGGAGTATCGTCGTGAGGCCGTGAAGCATTACAGCTCCTATGACTTCTTCCGTCCTGACAACGAGGAAGCCATGAAAGTCAGGAG GCAATgtgccctggctgccctgagGGATGTGAAGCTGTACCTGACGGAGGAGGCCGGGCAGATTGCG GTGTTTGATGCCACCAATACCacaagggagaggagagggatgaTCCTAAACTTTGCCAAAGAGAACGGGTTCAAG GTGTTCTTCATTGAATCTGTCTGCAATGATCCCAACGTGGTTGCCACCAACGTTATG gAAGTCAAATTGTCCAGCCCAGATTACCGGGACTGTAATTCCACGGATGCCATGGAGGATTTCATGAAGAGGATCAATTGTTACCAAGCCAGCTACCAGCCCCTCGACCCTGATGACTATGACAG ggaaCTTTCTCTCATCAAAGTCATCGATGTTGGCCGGAGGTTCCTGGTGAACAGGGTCCAGGACCACATCCAGAGCAGGATTGTTTATTACCTGATGAACATCCACGTCCAGCCCCGCACCATCTACCTCTGCCGGCACGGGGAGAGCGAGTTCAACCTCAAGGGCAGGATTGGAGGCGACTCTGGCCTCTCCAACAGGGGCAAGAAG TTTGCAGTGGCACTGAACAAATTTGTGGAAGAGCAGAACCTGAAAGACCTCAAAATTTGGACCAGCCAGCTAAAGAGGACAATCCAAACAGCAGAAGCTCTCCAGCTGCCCTATGAGCAGTGGAAGGCACTCAATGAGATCGATGCC ggtgtGTGTGAAGAAATGACCTATGAAGAAATCAGGGAGCAACACCCAGAGGAATTTGCTCTGCGTGACCAGGATAAATATTACTACCGTTATCCTTCAGGGGAG TCCTACCAGGACCTGGTGCAGCGCCTGGAGCCAGTGATCATGGAGCTGGAGAGGCAAGAGAACGTCCTTGTCATCTGCCACCAGGCTGTCATGCGCTGTCTCCTGGCCTATTTCCTGGACAAGAGTGCAG ATGAAATGCCCTACCTGAAATGTCCCCTGCACACAGTGTTGAAGCTGACCCCGGTGGCCTATG GCTGCCGGGTGGAATCCATCTCCCTGAACATTGAAGCAGTCAACACCCACAGAGATCGGCCAGAG GAAGCAAAGAAGGGACCTAACCCGCTCATGAGACGTAATAGCGTTACCCCTCTAGCAAGCCCAGAGCCCACCAAAAAACCTCGCATCAACAGCTTGGAGGAGCATGTGGCtgtttctcctgccctgccaggctgtgttCCTCAGGAAGTGCCCACGCAGATGCCGGGACAA AACATGAACAACTCCCAGAAGCCGTCGTGA
- the PFKFB3 gene encoding 6-phosphofructo-2-kinase/fructose-2,6-bisphosphatase 3 isoform X5, with amino-acid sequence MPFRKACGPQLANSPTVIVMVGLPARGKTYISKKLTRYLNWIGVPTKVFNVGEYRREAVKHYSSYDFFRPDNEEAMKVRRQCALAALRDVKLYLTEEAGQIAVFDATNTTRERRGMILNFAKENGFKVFFIESVCNDPNVVATNVMEVKLSSPDYRDCNSTDAMEDFMKRINCYQASYQPLDPDDYDRELSLIKVIDVGRRFLVNRVQDHIQSRIVYYLMNIHVQPRTIYLCRHGESEFNLKGRIGGDSGLSNRGKKFAVALNKFVEEQNLKDLKIWTSQLKRTIQTAEALQLPYEQWKALNEIDAGVCEEMTYEEIREQHPEEFALRDQDKYYYRYPSGESYQDLVQRLEPVIMELERQENVLVICHQAVMRCLLAYFLDKSADEMPYLKCPLHTVLKLTPVAYGCRVESISLNIEAVNTHRDRPEEAKKGPNPLMRRNSVTPLASPEPTKKPRINSLEEHVAVSPALPGCVPQEVPTQMPGQPLLGKACLRPVCHFLKVFSLLIFPRT; translated from the exons cctgTGGGCCTCAGCTTGCCAATTCCCCCACTGTGATAGTCATGGTTGGCCTCCCAGCCCGTGGCAAGACCTACATCTCCAAGAAGCTGACTCGCTACCTCAACTGGATCGGTGTCCCCACAAAAG TTTTCAACGTTGGGGAGTATCGTCGTGAGGCCGTGAAGCATTACAGCTCCTATGACTTCTTCCGTCCTGACAACGAGGAAGCCATGAAAGTCAGGAG GCAATgtgccctggctgccctgagGGATGTGAAGCTGTACCTGACGGAGGAGGCCGGGCAGATTGCG GTGTTTGATGCCACCAATACCacaagggagaggagagggatgaTCCTAAACTTTGCCAAAGAGAACGGGTTCAAG GTGTTCTTCATTGAATCTGTCTGCAATGATCCCAACGTGGTTGCCACCAACGTTATG gAAGTCAAATTGTCCAGCCCAGATTACCGGGACTGTAATTCCACGGATGCCATGGAGGATTTCATGAAGAGGATCAATTGTTACCAAGCCAGCTACCAGCCCCTCGACCCTGATGACTATGACAG ggaaCTTTCTCTCATCAAAGTCATCGATGTTGGCCGGAGGTTCCTGGTGAACAGGGTCCAGGACCACATCCAGAGCAGGATTGTTTATTACCTGATGAACATCCACGTCCAGCCCCGCACCATCTACCTCTGCCGGCACGGGGAGAGCGAGTTCAACCTCAAGGGCAGGATTGGAGGCGACTCTGGCCTCTCCAACAGGGGCAAGAAG TTTGCAGTGGCACTGAACAAATTTGTGGAAGAGCAGAACCTGAAAGACCTCAAAATTTGGACCAGCCAGCTAAAGAGGACAATCCAAACAGCAGAAGCTCTCCAGCTGCCCTATGAGCAGTGGAAGGCACTCAATGAGATCGATGCC ggtgtGTGTGAAGAAATGACCTATGAAGAAATCAGGGAGCAACACCCAGAGGAATTTGCTCTGCGTGACCAGGATAAATATTACTACCGTTATCCTTCAGGGGAG TCCTACCAGGACCTGGTGCAGCGCCTGGAGCCAGTGATCATGGAGCTGGAGAGGCAAGAGAACGTCCTTGTCATCTGCCACCAGGCTGTCATGCGCTGTCTCCTGGCCTATTTCCTGGACAAGAGTGCAG ATGAAATGCCCTACCTGAAATGTCCCCTGCACACAGTGTTGAAGCTGACCCCGGTGGCCTATG GCTGCCGGGTGGAATCCATCTCCCTGAACATTGAAGCAGTCAACACCCACAGAGATCGGCCAGAG GAAGCAAAGAAGGGACCTAACCCGCTCATGAGACGTAATAGCGTTACCCCTCTAGCAAGCCCAGAGCCCACCAAAAAACCTCGCATCAACAGCTTGGAGGAGCATGTGGCtgtttctcctgccctgccaggctgtgttCCTCAGGAAGTGCCCACGCAGATGCCGGGACAA ccttTACTAGGGAAGGCATGCCT AAGACCCGTTTGTCACTTTCTCAAAGTTTTCTCTTTGCTAATATTTCCAAG AACATGA